The following coding sequences lie in one Cyanobacterium sp. Dongsha4 genomic window:
- a CDS encoding Uma2 family endonuclease, with the protein MATVINVKPLINLTSEAFYQLCLSNPDITMEKSPQGDLIIMSPVGGESGNREANLTIKLGIWNLQYKLGQVFSSSTIFKLPNGGDRSPDVAWVSQEKWDSLTPEEKRKFPPLCPDFVIELRSESDRLKPLQEKMQEYLNSGLRLGWLINPQDGEVEVYRPEKSVEVLKMPCLLSGEDVLPNFELQMDINC; encoded by the coding sequence ATGGCTACAGTTATTAATGTTAAACCACTGATCAATCTAACTAGTGAAGCATTTTATCAATTATGTCTTAGTAATCCTGATATAACGATGGAAAAAAGTCCTCAAGGAGATTTAATTATTATGTCACCCGTAGGTGGAGAAAGTGGTAATCGAGAAGCTAATTTAACGATTAAGCTAGGAATATGGAATCTTCAATATAAACTAGGACAGGTTTTTAGTTCATCAACTATCTTTAAATTACCCAATGGAGGCGATCGCAGTCCAGACGTAGCGTGGGTATCACAGGAAAAATGGGATAGTTTAACTCCAGAAGAAAAAAGGAAGTTTCCACCTCTTTGCCCCGATTTTGTGATTGAATTGAGATCAGAAAGTGATAGACTAAAGCCATTACAAGAAAAGATGCAAGAATACTTAAATAGTGGTTTAAGATTAGGTTGGTTAATTAACCCTCAAGATGGGGAAGTAGAAGTATATCGTCCTGAAAAATCTGTGGAAGTGTTAAAAATGCCTTGTCTTTTATCAGGAGAAGATGTATTACCTAATTTTGAGCTACAAATGGATATTAACTGTTAA
- a CDS encoding class I SAM-dependent methyltransferase, translating into MEYIDYDFPNYLKLIDQEIDKQTYLPVEGNIYLEILSAFHETLNPQTYLEIGVSHGDSLRFAKNRIIGVDPNPQIQDNGEYLIYAKTSDLFFAEDANNLFQIAKIDLAFIDGMHLFEFALRDFINIEKYAHKNSYILIHDILPRCFSESSRARVTIDWTGDIWRLMIGLRKYRPDLNITVLDSYPTGLGIITNLNPESRILIDNYDEIVEELSQISTLSFIKARDLILHTFSTELYLMNFILENTL; encoded by the coding sequence ATGGAATATATTGATTACGATTTTCCTAATTACCTCAAATTAATAGATCAAGAGATAGATAAACAAACTTATTTACCCGTAGAAGGAAATATTTATCTTGAGATATTAAGTGCTTTTCATGAAACATTAAATCCGCAAACTTATTTGGAAATAGGAGTTAGTCATGGTGATTCATTAAGGTTTGCTAAGAATAGAATTATAGGGGTTGATCCTAATCCTCAAATACAAGACAATGGTGAATATTTAATTTATGCTAAAACTAGCGATTTATTCTTTGCAGAAGATGCAAATAATCTCTTTCAAATAGCAAAAATAGATTTAGCATTTATTGACGGAATGCACTTATTTGAGTTCGCTTTAAGAGACTTTATTAATATTGAAAAATACGCCCATAAAAATAGCTATATTTTAATTCATGATATTTTGCCTCGTTGTTTTTCTGAAAGTAGTCGAGCTAGGGTTACAATAGATTGGACTGGTGATATTTGGCGTTTAATGATAGGTTTAAGAAAATATCGTCCAGACTTAAATATAACTGTTTTAGACTCCTATCCGACTGGTTTGGGTATTATTACTAATCTGAATCCAGAGTCTCGAATTCTAATAGATAACTATGATGAAATTGTAGAAGAATTATCACAAATCAGTACATTATCTTTTATTAAAGCAAGAGATTTAATTTTACATACTTTTTCTACTGAATTATATTTAATGAATTTTATTCTTGAAAATACTTTATAA
- a CDS encoding type II toxin-antitoxin system HigB family toxin: protein MHIISRKKLNEFAERYPEVKTALRKWYQLIKEANFNSFAEVKQIFSTADQVRKLTVFNIGGNKVRLITAIHYNRKKVYIRAVLTHSEYDLDKWKE, encoded by the coding sequence ATGCACATTATTAGCCGTAAAAAATTAAATGAATTTGCTGAACGTTATCCCGAAGTTAAAACAGCTTTAAGGAAATGGTATCAATTAATTAAAGAAGCTAATTTTAACTCTTTTGCCGAAGTGAAACAAATTTTTTCTACAGCAGATCAAGTTAGGAAGCTAACAGTATTTAATATTGGCGGTAATAAAGTCAGGTTAATAACAGCAATACATTATAATCGAAAAAAAGTTTATATTCGTGCTGTCTTAACTCACTCTGAATATGATTTAGATAAATGGAAGGAATAA
- a CDS encoding class I SAM-dependent methyltransferase produces MNKEITESLQQQYDSLPYPQIPLEQSPQEYYDTLFIHDLTTPYYLYQQKIIDTKDKIILDAGCGSGWTSLFLAYANPGAKIIGVDLSAKSVEVAKTRLNYHGFTNSEFYALSIEDIGQLNYCFDYINCDEVIYLLPEPEKVLKFFQSVINNEGIIRVNFHSYYQRFNFFRLQNLFKNMGLMDSNPDDLEVEIVKETFNSLNDTVGAKQLWQNKFSRIFNQPEKLKQSVLVNYLLQGDKGFTIPQVFEMLNSANLNFLSMVIWRQWNIRDLFQNPNDLPDIWELGLAEISPEEELSLYELLNPIHRLIDFWCVNNSSQSSTIPLVNWDINDWKKAKISLHPRLKYSKIKEDLLKAIQTKQSFLFNNYISFPAKGNVEIESDVASCLLVLWEAESVTLEELINRWLIIQPNDLISLESKSLELAYEELINVIVRLENFLYVLVEKIN; encoded by the coding sequence ATGAACAAAGAAATAACAGAATCATTACAGCAACAATATGACAGTTTACCTTATCCACAAATTCCTCTTGAACAGTCACCCCAAGAATATTACGATACCTTATTTATTCATGATTTAACTACTCCCTATTATTTATACCAACAGAAAATTATTGACACTAAAGATAAGATTATTTTAGATGCTGGTTGCGGTAGTGGGTGGACTTCGTTATTTTTAGCTTATGCCAATCCAGGTGCAAAAATAATCGGTGTTGATTTATCAGCAAAATCTGTAGAGGTAGCTAAGACGAGATTAAACTATCATGGTTTTACTAATTCAGAATTTTATGCCCTTTCTATAGAAGATATTGGGCAGTTAAATTATTGTTTTGACTATATTAATTGTGATGAAGTTATTTATCTCTTGCCCGAACCAGAAAAAGTCTTAAAATTTTTTCAATCTGTCATCAATAATGAAGGAATTATTAGAGTTAATTTTCATAGCTATTATCAGAGATTTAATTTTTTTAGATTACAAAATTTATTTAAAAATATGGGTTTAATGGACAGTAATCCTGATGATTTAGAAGTGGAGATAGTCAAAGAAACTTTTAATAGTTTAAATGATACAGTTGGAGCAAAACAACTATGGCAAAATAAGTTTTCTCGTATCTTTAATCAACCAGAAAAATTAAAGCAATCTGTTTTAGTTAATTATCTTTTACAAGGAGATAAAGGTTTTACTATTCCCCAAGTATTTGAGATGTTAAACTCCGCTAACTTAAATTTTTTAAGTATGGTAATATGGAGACAGTGGAATATCAGAGATTTATTTCAAAATCCTAATGATTTACCTGATATTTGGGAGTTGGGATTAGCCGAAATTTCTCCTGAAGAAGAGTTATCTTTATATGAATTATTAAATCCCATTCATCGTTTAATCGATTTTTGGTGTGTTAATAATAGTTCTCAATCTTCTACAATTCCTTTAGTAAATTGGGATATAAATGATTGGAAGAAAGCTAAAATTTCTTTACATCCTCGCTTAAAATACTCGAAAATAAAAGAAGATTTATTAAAAGCAATTCAAACTAAACAATCTTTTCTTTTTAATAATTATATCTCTTTTCCTGCTAAGGGAAATGTTGAAATTGAAAGTGATGTTGCCAGTTGTCTTCTTGTTCTCTGGGAAGCAGAAAGTGTTACCCTAGAAGAATTAATCAATCGTTGGTTAATCATTCAACCAAATGATCTAATTTCTTTAGAATCTAAATCTTTAGAATTGGCTTATGAGGAATTAATTAATGTTATTGTTAGATTGGAAAATTTCTTATATGTTTTAGTGGAAAAAATCAATTAA
- a CDS encoding O-linked N-acetylglucosamine transferase, SPINDLY family protein has translation MTNWNPQVKDYLQQKDFGQVVTFYESLVENYPEEVSNYWYLGLAYLLAQKEQECQSTWLTVFFEADELNQDKCQQELVNILEKEANYLADNKELYLSYSIREKIKEIEPNNLNNLLDLALLKFNLNILKIDDIKDINLNNLLDENSVEIDDEKLLNFMDNILLIPCDECLDFADIANNYFQGNKEITDLFLSKAEVMGQERKYYFYASQLVEICIKNQPNNLEIIKQGIYYYSSNYNYEKSKILAQRFYDYSNTLAEKSLALRQLISNAITVGDWQKAFNIIPEYRSILMDLVEEQPHIEKAYIRTCLSMLTQPLLYFDDQARGKRLIINGVGALFQKLTQDHYSCPVHFPSPNTNNLSRKLKIGYIGHTMRSHSVGLLSRWLMRHHDKEKFTTYAYFICHQVEDDITKQYFRDVVDYAYNSNNVINDLVTQIEKDEIDILVDLDSFTHNMTSMIMALKPAPIQVSWLGMDTNGIPAIDYFIADPYVLPDNAQEYYQEKIWRLPHSYVAVDGFEVDTTPLKREDLDIPESAIIYFNTQNALKRYPATIHSQMKIIKAVPNSYLVIKGDGNQEILKQLFTTIAEQEGVDRTRLRFLERSPSEEIHRANLQIADVVLDTYPYNGATTTLETLWMEIPLVTRVGEQFAARNSYTFMMNAGITEGIAWSDEEYIEWGIKLGTDENLRKEVSWKLRQSKKTSPLWNGKQFTKEMEKAYQQMWEIYVNQHTKIESS, from the coding sequence ATGACTAACTGGAATCCACAAGTTAAAGATTATTTACAACAAAAAGATTTCGGACAAGTAGTTACTTTTTATGAAAGTTTAGTAGAAAATTACCCAGAAGAGGTCAGTAATTATTGGTATTTAGGGTTAGCTTATTTACTAGCACAAAAGGAGCAGGAATGTCAATCAACTTGGTTAACAGTTTTTTTTGAAGCAGATGAACTTAATCAGGACAAATGTCAGCAAGAATTAGTCAATATTTTAGAAAAAGAAGCGAATTATCTGGCAGATAATAAAGAATTATATCTTAGTTACTCAATTAGGGAAAAAATTAAAGAAATAGAGCCTAATAATCTGAACAATTTGTTAGATTTAGCCTTGCTAAAATTCAACTTAAATATTTTGAAAATAGATGATATTAAAGACATAAATCTAAATAACTTATTGGATGAGAATAGTGTTGAAATTGATGATGAAAAATTACTAAATTTTATGGACAACATTTTGCTTATTCCTTGCGATGAATGCTTAGATTTTGCTGATATAGCTAATAATTATTTTCAGGGAAATAAAGAAATAACAGATCTATTTTTGTCCAAAGCTGAAGTTATGGGGCAGGAAAGGAAATATTATTTTTATGCTTCTCAATTAGTGGAAATTTGTATAAAAAATCAACCTAATAATTTAGAAATTATTAAACAAGGAATTTATTATTATTCCAGTAATTATAACTATGAGAAATCAAAAATTCTTGCTCAACGTTTTTATGATTATAGTAATACTTTGGCAGAAAAATCGTTGGCTTTACGGCAGTTAATTTCTAATGCAATTACGGTAGGTGATTGGCAGAAAGCATTCAATATAATTCCAGAATACCGTTCTATTTTAATGGATTTGGTGGAAGAACAACCTCACATTGAAAAAGCCTATATTCGTACTTGTTTAAGTATGTTAACTCAACCTTTGCTTTATTTTGATGATCAAGCAAGGGGAAAAAGGTTAATTATTAATGGTGTCGGTGCATTATTTCAAAAATTAACTCAAGATCATTATAGTTGCCCTGTTCATTTTCCTTCACCAAATACTAATAATTTATCTCGAAAATTAAAAATAGGTTATATTGGACATACGATGCGATCGCACTCTGTGGGATTATTGAGTCGTTGGCTAATGCGTCACCATGATAAGGAAAAATTTACTACCTATGCTTATTTTATTTGTCATCAAGTGGAAGATGATATTACTAAACAGTATTTTAGGGATGTTGTGGATTATGCCTATAACTCCAATAATGTAATTAATGACTTAGTTACCCAAATTGAAAAAGACGAAATTGATATATTGGTTGATTTAGATAGCTTTACCCATAACATGACTTCCATGATAATGGCATTAAAACCAGCACCAATTCAGGTAAGTTGGCTAGGAATGGATACAAATGGTATTCCAGCTATAGATTATTTTATCGCTGATCCTTATGTGTTACCTGACAACGCTCAAGAATATTATCAAGAGAAAATTTGGCGTTTACCTCATAGTTATGTTGCCGTTGATGGTTTTGAAGTTGATACGACACCCCTAAAAAGAGAGGATTTAGATATACCTGAATCGGCAATTATTTATTTTAACACCCAAAATGCTCTCAAACGCTATCCGGCAACTATTCATTCACAAATGAAAATTATTAAGGCTGTGCCAAATAGTTATTTAGTAATAAAAGGTGATGGTAATCAAGAAATATTAAAGCAATTATTTACTACCATAGCAGAACAAGAAGGGGTCGATCGCACCCGTTTGAGATTTTTGGAGCGATCGCCCTCAGAGGAAATTCATCGGGCAAATTTGCAAATAGCGGATGTAGTATTAGACACTTATCCCTATAATGGGGCAACTACAACCCTTGAAACCTTATGGATGGAAATTCCTTTAGTAACAAGAGTTGGGGAACAATTCGCCGCACGTAACAGTTATACTTTTATGATGAATGCAGGTATCACTGAAGGCATTGCTTGGAGTGATGAGGAATATATAGAATGGGGTATTAAGTTAGGTACAGATGAAAATTTACGCAAGGAAGTTAGTTGGAAGTTAAGGCAGTCTAAAAAAACCTCTCCTCTGTGGAATGGGAAGCAGTTTACAAAAGAGATGGAAAAGGCTTATCAACAAATGTGGGAAATTTATGTTAATCAACACACTAAAATAGAATCATCATAA
- a CDS encoding class I SAM-dependent methyltransferase yields MDSQKFLQLIPSIFDFENLESIAYKKNDFSLILENLNSTINPYVLLLLNTAVSCLEEKEVYCEVLEKSGASLISTLQHNPQLMAYGIIDDETIDLDDINNLLESFNYLERTCFYEGDVTSFCEDLEYLNSEEKIGLFYLDGNKSYREILLALMSIRPFLAEEAFIMISHTENQETKNAIADFQNFNNANNIHELLVVNPETKSYSFMEQELVILLWQNNAINKQIKRINHQGLTKLNQATGDSKKTLLHVGCGGYNPNALPQDFRGDDWVEIRLDIDPNVQPDIIGTITDLSGVPDNSVDAVYSSHNLEHIYNFEVPIALAEFKRVLKDGGFVMFVVPDMQTAAEWVMRGEMEEPPLYQSPAGPVPALWMFYGMGTSYHGMPYMAHKTGFTTQNLGKQLEENGFKDLKLIRRSFDIVAYGYK; encoded by the coding sequence ATGGATAGTCAAAAATTTTTACAATTAATTCCCAGTATCTTTGATTTTGAGAATCTGGAATCGATCGCATATAAAAAAAATGATTTCTCTTTAATTTTAGAGAATCTTAATAGTACCATCAACCCCTATGTTTTATTGTTACTAAATACTGCTGTCAGTTGCTTAGAAGAAAAAGAAGTATATTGCGAGGTATTAGAAAAATCTGGTGCTAGTTTAATTTCTACCTTACAGCATAATCCTCAATTAATGGCTTATGGAATTATCGATGATGAAACCATCGACTTGGATGATATTAATAATCTTTTAGAATCATTTAATTATCTTGAACGGACTTGCTTTTATGAGGGAGATGTAACAAGTTTTTGTGAAGATTTAGAATACTTAAATAGCGAGGAAAAAATTGGTTTATTTTACCTAGATGGCAATAAATCTTACCGAGAAATATTATTAGCATTAATGAGTATCAGACCGTTTTTAGCAGAAGAAGCCTTTATTATGATTTCTCATACAGAAAATCAAGAAACAAAAAATGCTATTGCTGATTTTCAAAACTTTAATAATGCTAATAATATTCATGAGTTATTGGTTGTTAATCCAGAGACAAAATCTTACAGTTTTATGGAACAGGAGTTAGTTATTTTACTATGGCAAAACAATGCAATTAACAAACAAATAAAAAGAATTAATCATCAAGGATTAACCAAACTTAATCAGGCAACGGGAGATAGTAAAAAAACCCTTCTCCATGTGGGATGTGGCGGTTATAATCCTAATGCTTTACCTCAAGATTTTCGGGGGGATGATTGGGTAGAAATTCGTTTAGATATTGATCCTAATGTACAACCAGATATTATTGGTACAATCACCGATTTAAGTGGTGTGCCAGATAATAGTGTGGATGCAGTTTATTCTTCCCATAATTTAGAACATATATATAATTTTGAAGTACCCATTGCCCTTGCTGAATTTAAACGAGTGTTAAAAGATGGGGGCTTTGTGATGTTTGTTGTACCTGATATGCAAACCGCTGCGGAGTGGGTAATGCGAGGCGAAATGGAAGAACCTCCTTTATATCAATCTCCGGCAGGTCCTGTTCCTGCATTGTGGATGTTTTATGGCATGGGTACTAGCTATCACGGTATGCCTTATATGGCACATAAAACAGGTTTTACTACTCAAAATTTGGGCAAACAGTTAGAAGAAAATGGTTTTAAGGATTTGAAATTAATTAGAAGAAGTTTTGATATTGTTGCCTATGGTTATAAATAG
- a CDS encoding Uma2 family endonuclease, protein MSAIASRVKLTFDEYLRQYPQGEGFFELVDGELIRMEAIRAHKNISRFLVFSFNDEIRRLGLDYIVDKDIVIRTVNRLGNERGRIPDVSLVQASLWNNNVITYGAVTEPLELAVEVVSTNWEDDYIDKLEEYETVGIKEYWIVDYLAIASRSYLGNPKVPMVFVYQLQDGKYQCRSFKNNEQIISSIFPELKLIVAEIIKISGI, encoded by the coding sequence ATGAGTGCGATCGCATCTAGGGTAAAATTAACTTTTGATGAATATTTAAGACAATACCCCCAAGGGGAGGGTTTTTTTGAATTAGTAGATGGAGAATTAATCAGAATGGAAGCTATTCGGGCTCATAAAAATATTAGCCGATTTTTAGTGTTTAGTTTTAACGATGAAATTAGACGTTTAGGGTTAGATTATATTGTAGATAAGGATATAGTGATTCGCACAGTTAACAGATTAGGAAATGAAAGGGGACGTATTCCTGATGTTAGCCTAGTTCAGGCTTCTTTATGGAACAATAATGTAATCACTTACGGTGCTGTAACCGAACCTCTTGAATTAGCCGTAGAAGTGGTATCAACAAATTGGGAAGACGATTATATTGATAAATTAGAAGAATATGAAACTGTGGGTATTAAAGAATATTGGATCGTGGATTATTTAGCGATCGCTTCCCGTAGCTACTTAGGTAATCCAAAAGTGCCGATGGTTTTTGTCTATCAGTTGCAAGACGGGAAATATCAATGTAGATCCTTTAAAAATAATGAACAAATAATTTCCTCCATTTTTCCTGAATTAAAATTAATAGTAGCGGAAATTATCAAGATTTCTGGCATATAA
- a CDS encoding DUF2283 domain-containing protein, whose translation MWMTYDEDAEVLYISFRKPQKANDSIYENNIIYHYVDQILVGITVLNASLFSANPN comes from the coding sequence ATGTGGATGACTTATGATGAAGATGCGGAAGTTTTATACATTAGTTTTCGTAAACCCCAAAAAGCTAATGATAGTATTTATGAAAATAATATAATCTATCATTATGTTGATCAAATATTAGTAGGAATTACCGTTTTAAATGCTTCTTTATTTTCAGCAAATCCAAACTAA
- a CDS encoding IS982 family transposase, with the protein MFNLDYLFCHVDDFCQQFEPQWQQKLISHGAVQRVRTKSLCLSEIMTILIAFHQNHYRNFKHFYLNHVQQYWTSAFPKLPSYQRFVQWIPSTIIPLCVYLKHCFGNCTGISFIDSTKIQVCHNRRIRQHKVFKNLAQRGKTSVDWFFGFKLHLVVNELGEIVNMSLTPGNVDDRKPVVDLLKELWGKVFGDRGYVSQKLATKLLKDFGIEFFAKPRRNMKNKLMRLHNKLLSRKRAIVETINDQLKNISQIEHSRHRSPINFCVNILCGLIAYCHQPKKPHLRLEWILPQSA; encoded by the coding sequence ATGTTTAATTTAGATTATTTATTTTGTCATGTCGATGATTTCTGCCAACAATTTGAGCCTCAATGGCAACAAAAACTTATCTCTCATGGTGCTGTCCAACGTGTTCGTACTAAAAGTCTGTGTTTAAGTGAAATTATGACTATTCTCATTGCTTTTCACCAAAATCATTACCGTAATTTCAAACATTTTTATCTTAATCACGTTCAACAATATTGGACTTCTGCTTTTCCCAAACTTCCCAGTTATCAACGTTTTGTCCAATGGATTCCATCAACTATTATTCCCTTGTGTGTTTACCTCAAGCACTGTTTTGGGAACTGTACCGGAATTAGTTTTATTGATTCTACCAAGATCCAAGTTTGTCATAACCGCCGTATTCGCCAACATAAAGTATTTAAAAATTTAGCTCAAAGAGGCAAAACCTCTGTGGATTGGTTTTTTGGTTTTAAACTCCATCTGGTAGTCAATGAACTGGGGGAAATTGTGAATATGAGCTTAACCCCAGGTAATGTCGATGACCGTAAACCTGTAGTCGATCTTTTAAAAGAGCTTTGGGGAAAAGTTTTTGGTGATAGAGGTTATGTCTCACAAAAATTAGCCACAAAGTTACTGAAAGATTTTGGTATTGAGTTTTTTGCCAAACCCAGACGCAATATGAAGAACAAATTAATGAGACTTCATAACAAACTTTTATCTCGGAAACGAGCGATTGTCGAAACAATCAATGATCAGCTCAAAAACATATCACAAATAGAACATTCTCGTCATCGTTCACCAATAAATTTCTGTGTCAATATATTATGTGGGTTAATCGCATATTGTCATCAACCAAAGAAGCCCCACCTTCGCTTAGAATGGATTTTACCTCAATCTGCTTAA
- a CDS encoding tetratricopeptide repeat protein has translation MNQRFAIKQFLDLENYDNLISFYEKRLEENSENYTDYIYLGLAYVLNGNQIEGETTWFYLLTLENSEYSDLLISVLDQVMVAFVENNQIDFAILVYQNLRAIAPHYKQLQLKCNNLIQQWIEEAIKLTKNSLLNEAKYQYQLIIKFEDNQSYLWQNLSLIHYQLSEYIQAYQAILQGINSDPENYLNFYYGAIFLEKLNNIEDAIKFYQQSIKLNPNHLDSYNNLGNLLLNNNQIKQAGKYYLLAFDVDNQYFGTCLNLGNLYLKDDRITLALDYYNQALKISPTYENFLWIVNNIRSFNYIQESINFARHNCHLLPDDNLFASLEWDTEGVDFASRILPFIYENEEEITFYRQNLTRFLQRISQINLEVKNNRLLALHLINIHTNYHLHYQAQNDLQLQKLYGNFIHEVMKTNYPDYSQPIKINKNREKIRIGYISYCLRTHVVGKLFLGWVKNHNQNKFEIYCYYLRDFPQDKITDEFKQHSDYFYQFKDNISIEKIAKQIKDNDLDILVFLDLSMYSRMSQLAGLKLAPIQCVTWGHPITSGIPTIDYFISSELIEGDNAQNHYSEKLIKLPNLGVVYPQRKLPQVEKNKAKFNLREDKIIYISSQYCSKYLPQYDYIYTEIARQVKNCQFVFIHPRINQNNDKITAQLWARIKRSFSNYQLDWQDYCIFLPTIKNHQDYWQLLNSCDIFLDTIGFTGFNSTLDALESFLPVITYSGDFFRTRQSEGILKMIQVIDTIANSVKDYIKLAIRLGQNDELRNNISDKIRKNIYLLYDDWTAVKGLEKFYLSIK, from the coding sequence ATGAATCAGCGTTTTGCCATTAAACAATTTTTAGACTTAGAAAACTATGATAATTTGATTAGTTTTTATGAAAAAAGACTAGAAGAAAACTCAGAAAATTATACTGATTATATTTATTTAGGATTGGCTTATGTATTAAATGGAAATCAAATTGAAGGGGAAACAACTTGGTTTTATCTTTTAACTCTGGAAAATTCAGAATATTCTGATTTATTAATTTCAGTTTTAGATCAAGTTATGGTAGCTTTTGTTGAGAATAATCAAATCGATTTTGCTATCTTAGTCTATCAAAATTTAAGAGCGATCGCACCTCATTATAAACAATTACAGCTAAAATGTAATAATCTTATTCAACAGTGGATTGAAGAAGCCATAAAATTAACAAAAAATAGTTTGCTTAACGAAGCTAAATATCAATATCAATTAATTATTAAATTTGAAGATAATCAAAGTTATTTATGGCAAAATTTATCCTTAATTCACTATCAATTATCAGAATACATACAGGCTTATCAAGCTATTTTACAAGGGATTAATTCTGATCCTGAAAATTATCTCAACTTCTATTATGGGGCAATATTTCTGGAAAAACTTAATAATATTGAAGATGCAATAAAATTCTATCAACAATCTATTAAGTTAAATCCTAACCATTTGGATAGCTACAATAATTTAGGAAATCTATTATTAAATAATAATCAGATAAAACAAGCAGGAAAATATTACCTATTAGCATTTGATGTTGATAATCAATACTTTGGTACTTGTTTGAATTTAGGTAATTTATATTTAAAAGATGATAGAATCACCTTAGCATTAGATTACTATAATCAAGCCCTAAAAATTAGCCCAACTTATGAAAACTTTTTGTGGATAGTTAACAATATTCGCTCTTTTAATTATATTCAAGAATCTATTAATTTTGCTCGTCATAATTGTCATTTATTGCCCGACGATAATTTATTTGCTTCTTTAGAATGGGATACCGAAGGCGTAGACTTCGCCTCCCGCATTTTACCTTTTATATATGAAAATGAAGAAGAAATTACTTTTTATCGACAGAATTTAACAAGATTTTTACAGAGAATATCTCAGATAAATTTAGAAGTTAAAAATAATCGTTTATTAGCTTTACATTTAATAAATATTCATACAAACTATCACTTACATTATCAAGCCCAAAATGATTTACAATTACAAAAATTATATGGTAATTTTATTCATGAAGTAATGAAAACTAATTATCCTGATTATTCTCAACCCATAAAAATAAATAAAAATCGAGAAAAAATCAGAATTGGTTATATTTCTTATTGTTTAAGAACTCATGTAGTCGGAAAATTATTCCTCGGATGGGTAAAAAACCATAATCAAAATAAATTTGAAATTTACTGTTATTATTTAAGAGATTTTCCCCAAGACAAAATAACTGATGAATTTAAACAGCATAGCGATTATTTTTATCAATTTAAGGATAATATTAGTATCGAAAAGATTGCTAAACAAATTAAAGACAATGATTTGGATATTTTAGTCTTTTTAGACTTGAGTATGTATTCGAGAATGTCTCAATTAGCAGGATTAAAACTCGCACCAATTCAATGTGTTACTTGGGGACATCCTATTACTTCTGGTATCCCTACCATTGACTATTTTATTTCTAGCGAATTAATAGAAGGAGATAATGCCCAAAATCACTATTCTGAGAAGTTAATTAAATTACCTAATTTAGGGGTAGTTTATCCTCAAAGAAAATTACCTCAAGTTGAAAAAAATAAAGCTAAATTTAATTTAAGGGAAGACAAAATAATCTATATTTCTTCTCAATATTGTTCTAAATATTTGCCCCAATATGATTATATTTATACAGAAATAGCACGACAAGTAAAAAACTGTCAATTTGTTTTTATTCACCCTAGAATTAATCAAAATAATGACAAAATTACAGCTCAACTCTGGGCAAGAATTAAACGCAGTTTTAGTAATTATCAATTAGACTGGCAGGATTATTGTATCTTTTTACCTACTATTAAAAATCATCAAGATTACTGGCAATTATTAAATAGTTGTGATATATTCCTTGATACCATTGGTTTTACAGGATTCAATTCTACCCTCGACGCTTTAGAGTCTTTTTTACCCGTTATCACCTATTCAGGAGATTTTTTCCGCACTCGACAATCAGAAGGAATTTTAAAGATGATTCAAGTTATAGATACCATTGCTAACAGTGTAAAAGATTATATCAAACTTGCGATTAGATTAGGTCAAAATGACGAGTTAAGAAATAATATTAGTGATAAAATCAGAAAAAACATTTATTTATTATATGATGATTGGACAGCTGTTAAAGGACTTGAAAAGTTTTATTTAAGTATAAAATAA